The following is a genomic window from Sphingorhabdus sp. Alg231-15.
AACGGCACATAGCCCCATTCATGGCCCGGATTGACGATCTCAATGCCAATGCTGGCGCTATTCACATCTTCAATCCCGCGCCAATAGCCGCGTCCGGCGTGCCATGCACGATTATCTTCCTTGACCATATTCACGATCTGACCGTCCTCGGTCACGACATAGTGGGCCGAAACCTTTGCATCAGGATTAGCAAGCCAGTTTATCGCCGAGGCGGCGTCCTTCATGCCGGTATAGTGCATGACCAATATGCTGATCGGCAACTTGCGCACATCAAAATTGGGAGAAGGCGTCCAGATCATATCCATCATCAATGCCCTTCCTCTATCATGCCCGATCAGGCGACTATCGCGCCTAGCAACAATTCTGTATCAGAAGCTGGCGATACCCGCAGATCCCCACCATTTTCGCAGGACAATTCGCGAGACATCCAGGCAGCGGCCGTACGGGCGCTCAGCTCAGATTGCGGCAAAGTGCCTTCAAGTGCTGCACGAATACCGTCATCCAACGCAATTTTTGCGCCTTCAGCGCGAACAACCACTTCGATCCCATTGTCACCATGCTCAGCACCGACATCCAATTGCCCGCCGCGAACCAAAGCTTCACGGGCAATAAGAGCAAGGTTCAAAAGAATCTTGATCGCCTTTTTCGGTAGTGTGGCGCTTTGAACGGCCCAACCCAGCGTGATTTTACCTTGATCACCGACCAGACTTTCGACCAGTTGTTTCGCTTCCCCAGGATCAACTTCATCACCAAAACCGCCTGCAGCTCCAAAGGCCAGTCGGAAATATTTTAGTTTGTCCGCTGATGCTCTCGCGCTATCGGCAAGCAGATCAAGGCAGCGATCCCGCATTTCCGGGTCCGTTTCATCTTCCAGCAACTCAAGACCGTTATTTATGGCGCCGACTGGGCTCAGCAGGTCATGACATAATTTCGAACAAAGCAATGCTGCAAGATCGACACCGGATTGAGACATGAAAATGAACCTTTAATTTGTGAAATATCAATTGTCCGCTGTTTGGCCCTTTGTGCTTTGGCAATCAAGGGTGATTGGATCAAAGCGGCTATATATTTGACCATTTTCAACGGACTGCCAGGCTGCCGCGTCATGACCATTGATGATCAGCCATATCCGGCCATCGGGCGCAGCCATGGCAGCATCGGTTTTTGATGGCACGACCTCCCCGGACGGGTGGGAATGAAAATAGCCGATGATTTCAGGGCCATGATCGCGCATCGCCCGTTCGGCCGCGATCAGATCAACAGGATCTATTTCAAAATGGTGCAGTCGATTTCCGGCTACATTTTTCGTGGTCTTCGCGCTCAAAACTGTCCCATTATTGCCAAATAACAGCCCACAAGCTTCCTCCGGAGCCATTTCACGGGCAAGTTGCTGCAAATCGTTCAATATCGCGCTTGATATGGCCAGTTTCATAGCCCACATCTAGGCGATGACAGCGGGGCAATCCATAAAATCCGGCATCGTGCCTGAAACCGACAAGAAACAGCGGCTTGATGCCGCCTTGGCGGGCTTTCTCGATGACCTTTCCCGCGAGCGGATCAAAAATCTGATCACTGGCGGCAATTTGTTGATAGACGGAACGACCTGCACCGATCCTGCCTCAAAAAAATGTGCCGGTAAGACGTTCGCGCTGACTGTGCCAGCCCCAATCGAAGGCCCTGCACAAGCCCAAAATATACCGCTCGACGTGGTTTTTGAGGATGATCACCTGATTGTCGTCAATAAACCGGCAGGTTTGGTTGTTCATCCGGCTGCGGGCCATGCTGACGGGACATTGGTCAACGCCCTGCTCCATCATTGCAAAGGGCAATTGTCTGGCATTGGAGGTGTCACGCGGCCTGGCATCGTCCATCGGATCGATAAGGATACATCCGGATTGATGGTCGCCGCCAAAACCGACAAAGCCCATCAGGGGCTGACCGCTTTATTTGCCGCGCATGATATCGAACGCCGCTATCTCGCTATCTGCAATGGTCGCCCTAATCCGCCATCGGCGACGATTGAGGGCAATATTGGTCGCAGCAATACAGATCGCAAGAAAATGGCTGTCGTCGGTGATGACAAGGGAAAGACAGCAATCACCCATTATACGACCAAGGAACCGCTAAACGGCGCCACTTTGGTGGAATGTATGCTGGAAACCGGGCGGACCCATCAGGTCCGGGTCCATATGTCCCATATCGGGTATAGTCTTATCGGCGATCCGCTATATGGTACTCGTCGAAAATCATTGCTTTCCGGCAGAAAAGATATTCGATTTTGCCGTCAGGCGCTACATGCTGCTATCCTTGGATTTGTTCACCCCATAACGGGAAGAAAATTGTTATTTAACTGTAACTTTCCACCCGATATGCAGGAACTATTCAGTAAGTTGCGTGTATAGATATTAGATACTATATGGAATGAGACCAATGGGTGCTTGATGAGGCCCGGCGGCAAACCAGAGAAGGAACAAAAATGGCTAATAATAGCAATGTTCCGGCAAAAATCCCTGCCTTAGGGGGGGACGCGAGCCTGAACCGTTATCTTTCGGAAGTCCGTAAATTTCCGTTATTGAAACCCGAACAAGAATATATGCTGGCGAAACGCTATTCTGAACATAAAGATCAGGAAGCAGCTGCTCAGCTTGTAACGTCCCACCTGCGACTCGTGGCTAAAATCGCCATGGGCTTTCGCGGCTATGGCCTGCCCGTCTCGGACCTGATTTCCGAAGGCAATGTCGGTCTGATGCAGGGCGTGAAGAAATTTGAACCCGATAGAGGTTTCCGCCTGGCTACCTACGCCATGTGGTGGATCCGCGCGTCGATACAGGAATATGTGTTGCGCAGCTGGAGTCTCGTAAAAATGGGTACAACCGCCGCACAGAAGAAGCTTTTCTTCAACCTGCGTCGGATGAAAAACAATCTTGAGGCGTTTGAAGAT
Proteins encoded in this region:
- a CDS encoding histidine phosphotransferase family protein; the protein is MSQSGVDLAALLCSKLCHDLLSPVGAINNGLELLEDETDPEMRDRCLDLLADSARASADKLKYFRLAFGAAGGFGDEVDPGEAKQLVESLVGDQGKITLGWAVQSATLPKKAIKILLNLALIAREALVRGGQLDVGAEHGDNGIEVVVRAEGAKIALDDGIRAALEGTLPQSELSARTAAAWMSRELSCENGGDLRVSPASDTELLLGAIVA
- a CDS encoding Mov34/MPN/PAD-1 family protein, producing the protein MKLAISSAILNDLQQLAREMAPEEACGLLFGNNGTVLSAKTTKNVAGNRLHHFEIDPVDLIAAERAMRDHGPEIIGYFHSHPSGEVVPSKTDAAMAAPDGRIWLIINGHDAAAWQSVENGQIYSRFDPITLDCQSTKGQTADN
- a CDS encoding RluA family pseudouridine synthase, translated to MTAGQSIKSGIVPETDKKQRLDAALAGFLDDLSRERIKNLITGGNLLIDGTTCTDPASKKCAGKTFALTVPAPIEGPAQAQNIPLDVVFEDDHLIVVNKPAGLVVHPAAGHADGTLVNALLHHCKGQLSGIGGVTRPGIVHRIDKDTSGLMVAAKTDKAHQGLTALFAAHDIERRYLAICNGRPNPPSATIEGNIGRSNTDRKKMAVVGDDKGKTAITHYTTKEPLNGATLVECMLETGRTHQVRVHMSHIGYSLIGDPLYGTRRKSLLSGRKDIRFCRQALHAAILGFVHPITGRKLLFNCNFPPDMQELFSKLRV
- the rpoH gene encoding RNA polymerase sigma factor RpoH, whose translation is MANNSNVPAKIPALGGDASLNRYLSEVRKFPLLKPEQEYMLAKRYSEHKDQEAAAQLVTSHLRLVAKIAMGFRGYGLPVSDLISEGNVGLMQGVKKFEPDRGFRLATYAMWWIRASIQEYVLRSWSLVKMGTTAAQKKLFFNLRRMKNNLEAFEDGDLSPEDVNKISTDLGVAEHEVVNMNRRMSMGGDASLNVPLSEDGDGGQWQDTLEDDGPLHDQQIADAQEADFRHDMLTEAMESLNEREQHILAERRLSEEPKTLEDLSKVYEVSRERIRQIEVRAFEKLQKAMLRIAGEKQLLAAG